In Cololabis saira isolate AMF1-May2022 chromosome 4, fColSai1.1, whole genome shotgun sequence, one DNA window encodes the following:
- the smtla gene encoding somatolactin alpha isoform X1: MQMTVMQQGLWALLLWPVLTMGNPLDCREDQASFTRCPSISQEKLLDRVIHHAELIYRVSEESCSLFEDMFIPLPMRFQSNQAGYACITKALPIPSSKSEIQQISDKWLLHSVLMLVQSWIEPLVYLQMTLDQYDNAPDMLLNKTKWVSDKLISLEQGVVVLIKKQMLDEGTVATTYREQGVFQYDIQPEMLESVIRDYTLLSCFKKDAHKMEAFLKLLKCRQTDTYNCA; encoded by the exons ATGCAGATGACAG TTATGCAGCAGGGTCTGTGGGCTCTATTGCTATGGCCCGTTCTTACCATGGGCAACCCTCTAGACTGTAGAGAAGATCAGGCCAGCTTCACCCGCTGCCCTTCCATCTCCCAAGAGAAACTTCTAGACCGAGTCATCCATCACGCCGAGCTCATCTATCGCGTCTCGGAGGAATCGTGCTCTCTGTTT GAGGACATGTTCATTCCACTCCCTATGAGGTTCCAGAGTAACCAGGCTGGCTATGCATGCATCACAAAAGCCTTACCCATCCCCAGCTCCAAGAGTGAAATCCAACAAATATCT GACAAATGGTTACTCCACTCTGTGCTGATGCTGGTCCAATCTTGGATCGAGCCTTTGGTTTACTTGCAGATGACGCTGGATCAGTACGATAACGCTCCAGACATGTTGCTCAACAAGACAAAGTGGGTGTCTGACAAACTCATCAGTCTAGAACAAGGGGTGGTGGTACTCATTAAGAAG CAGATGTTGGATGAGGGGACGGTTGCCACAACCTACAGAGAACAAGGTGTTTTCCAATATGACATTCAGCCGGAGATGCTGGAATCTGTCATAAGAGACTACACCCTGCTAAGCTGCTTCAAGAAAGATGCCCATAAGATGGAGGCTTTCCTGAAGCTACTCAAGTGCCGTCAAACTGACACATACAACTGTGCATAA
- the smtla gene encoding somatolactin alpha isoform X2, whose translation MQMTVMQQGLWALLLWPVLTMGNPLDCREDQASFTRCPSISQEKLLDRVIHHAELIYRVSEESCSLFEDMFIPLPMRFQSNQAGYACITKALPIPSSKSEIQQISDKWLLHSVLMLVQSWIEPLVYLQMTLDQYDNAPDMLLNKTKWVSDKLISLEQGVVVLIKKMLDEGTVATTYREQGVFQYDIQPEMLESVIRDYTLLSCFKKDAHKMEAFLKLLKCRQTDTYNCA comes from the exons ATGCAGATGACAG TTATGCAGCAGGGTCTGTGGGCTCTATTGCTATGGCCCGTTCTTACCATGGGCAACCCTCTAGACTGTAGAGAAGATCAGGCCAGCTTCACCCGCTGCCCTTCCATCTCCCAAGAGAAACTTCTAGACCGAGTCATCCATCACGCCGAGCTCATCTATCGCGTCTCGGAGGAATCGTGCTCTCTGTTT GAGGACATGTTCATTCCACTCCCTATGAGGTTCCAGAGTAACCAGGCTGGCTATGCATGCATCACAAAAGCCTTACCCATCCCCAGCTCCAAGAGTGAAATCCAACAAATATCT GACAAATGGTTACTCCACTCTGTGCTGATGCTGGTCCAATCTTGGATCGAGCCTTTGGTTTACTTGCAGATGACGCTGGATCAGTACGATAACGCTCCAGACATGTTGCTCAACAAGACAAAGTGGGTGTCTGACAAACTCATCAGTCTAGAACAAGGGGTGGTGGTACTCATTAAGAAG ATGTTGGATGAGGGGACGGTTGCCACAACCTACAGAGAACAAGGTGTTTTCCAATATGACATTCAGCCGGAGATGCTGGAATCTGTCATAAGAGACTACACCCTGCTAAGCTGCTTCAAGAAAGATGCCCATAAGATGGAGGCTTTCCTGAAGCTACTCAAGTGCCGTCAAACTGACACATACAACTGTGCATAA